Genomic window (Streptomyces liliiviolaceus):
CCCGACTCGCCCACGATGCCGAGGGTCTTGCCCTTCTCCAGCGAGAAGCTGAGCCCGTCGACGGACTTGACCAGTCCGTCGTCGGTCGGGAAGTGCACCTTGAGGTCGCGGACTTCGAGGAAGGCGGAGGGCGCGGGCGAGTCCTTGACGGGCTCCCCCACGGCGGCTCCGCTCTTGCTGAGTTCGGTCATGAGAGCCTCACTCGGGGGTCGATCACGGCGTACAGCAGGTCGACCAGCAGGTTCGCGACGATCACCGCGAGCGAGGTGATCAGCGTGACGCCCAGGATGACGGGCAGGTCCTTGTCGCTGATCGCCTTGAGGACGGCCTGTCCGAGTCCGGGAAGGCTGAAGGTGGTCTCGGTGAGGATCGCGCCACCGATCAGCGCGCCGAGGTCCATGCCGAGCATGGTGAGGATCGGCGTCATGGTGGAACGCATCGCGTGCTTTCCGATGACGACGGGTTCGGTCAGGCCCTTGGCACGGGCCGTCCGGATGTAGTCCTCGCCCAGGACCTCCATCATGGTGGCTCTGGTGATGCGGGCGTACATCGCGGCGTACAGGAAGGCGAGCGTGATCCAGGGGAGGATCATGCCGCCGAACCAGCCGGTGAAGCTCTCTTCGAGAGGTACGTAGCTGCCGTCGATCCAGCCCAGTCCGTAGCTGAAGATCGCCAGCGAGAGCATGCCGGTGAAGTAGATGGGGAGCGAGACGCCGCCGAGGGCGACGATCATCGCGCCACGGTCCCAGACGGAACCGCGCTTGAGCGCGGAGAGCACACCCGCCGCCACACCGAAGAGCAGCCACAGGATGGCGGCACCGAGCGCGAGACCCAGGGTCACCGGGAAGCGGTCGGTGAGCACCGGCCAGATGGCCTGCTCGCTGCGGAAGGAGTAACCGAAGCAGGGCGCCGCGCACTCCGTGACGTCGCCGCCACCCGAGTACGTACGGCCTACGAAGATGCCTTTGAAGAACTCCCAGACCTGGGCGAAGATCGGGTCTGCCAGACCGAGCTTCTGCCGCACGGCCTCGATGGCCGCAGGGTCCGCCTGCTTGCCGACGAACATCGTGGCCGGGTCCACGCCCGCCCAGCGGGGGACGAGGAAGAAGATGCAGAAGACCACCAGGATGATGATCACCAGCATCACTGCGGCGGCGAAGAGCCGCCTGATGAGGTATGCGAGCACTGCTCTCGGCCCGGCGGCGGGGCCGCGGGCCACCGGAGGTCTTCCGGTGGCCCGCGGGTCACGCCGCGCCGGCCTTCACCTGCCTTTCGTGCCGTATGGCGGGTGCGCCGGTCGGTGTTACTTCTTCAGGCCGAGGTTGACGAAGTCGTACTGACCGCTGTAACCGTCGGTGGTGTAGACGTTCGCCAGACGGCTCGAACGCCAGTTGATGAACTTCTCGAAGACGAAGGGCAGGTAGTAACCGCCCTCCATGACCTTGTGGTTGATCTCCGTGGAGATCGCGGCCTTCTTCGTGGAGTCGAGCTCCTTGGTGTAGCTGTCGAAGAGTCCGTCGATCGTCTTGTCCTTGATCAGGGCGAAGTTGTTGTTGCCGCTCTCAAGGATGTAGTCGCCGCTCCACAGGGGCAGGCCGTAACCCTGGACGCTGGGGAAGTCGGGACCCCAGCCCATGATGATGATGCCGTAGCCCTTCTTCTTGACGTTCGAGGGGCTACCGATGATGCCGGTGGTCTGGGCACCGTCGAACTGCTCGATGTCGACGGTGATGCCGACCTTCTTCAGCGACGCCTGGAGGGACTCGGCGGTCGCCACCTCGACGGGCTTGTTGTTGCGGACCGCGATGGTGGTCTTGAAGCCGTTCGGCTTGCCGCAGGCCTTGAGCTCTTCCTTGGCCTTGGCGACGTTGCCCTTCTTGTTCGCGGTCGCCGACTCGTACGGGTCGTACTTCTGGCCCTCGGAGCCCGGGACCGACGGCGGCAGCATGTTGGTACCGATGTCTCCACCGGCGACCGGGCCGCCACGAGCGGTCTGGAGCGACTCGTGGTCGGCACCGTAGATCACGGCCTTGCGGCAGTGCTCGTTGTCGAACGGCTTGACGCTCTGCGGGAAGACCGCGTAGCGGATGTAGCCGGAGACCGGGTTGTCCAGGTTCTCCTTGTGCTCCTTCAGGGCGGTGGTGCGGCCCTGCGGGGAGAGACCGGTCTGGCCGATGTCCAGGTCGTAGTCGCCCTTGATCAGGCGCTGGTCCATGTCATTGGCGTTGGTGAAGAAGTCGACCGTGATCTTGTCCGGGTAGGCCTTGCGGATCGGGTCCGAGGCCTGCTTCCACTCGGTGTTGCGGACGAGCACGATGCCCTTGCTGGGCGTGTACGACTGGAACTTGTACGGGCCGGACGAGAACGGCTTCAGGCCGTACTTGGACTTGGTGTCCTTGTCCTGGCGGACCGGGGAGGCCGAGGTCAGCGCGAGCATCTCCTCGAAGTCCGAGTTCGCCTCGGGCAGCTTGAAGATGATCGTCTTGTCGTCGGGCGTCTCGATGGCCTTCAGACCGAGCTTGTCCGCGGACTTGTCCTTGTACGGGCCCTTGTACTCCTTCTTCGGGTCGAGGACCTGCTGAAGGTAGATCGGACCGCCGGAGAGCACGTCCTGCGCCCACGCGCGCTCGATGCCGTACTTGACGTCCTTGGAGGTGATGGGCTTGCCATCCTCCCAGGTCGACCCGTCACGCAGCGTGTACGTGTAGGTCTTGCCGTCGTCCGAGACCTTCGCGGCCGCGGTGGCGAGGTCCGGGGTGACCTTGGCACCGTCGGCGCCCGGCGCGGTCGCGTTGGTGACCAGCTGGCGGCTGTAGTACCGGGAGAAGTTCCACATGAAGCCGTAGTAACCGCGGGTGGTGTCCCACGAGTCGGCATCCTGGGCGCCCGCGAACTTGAGCGTGCCGCCCTTCTTGGCGAGGGAGGCCTGGGCGACCTTGTTGTTCGCGGCGTCGAAGCCGGCCGCGCCGGTCTTCGAACCGCCCCCGTCGTCGTCGTTGCCGCCGCCGCACGCCGCCGTGGACAGCAGTGCAGCGACCACGGCTGCGGCGGCCACGGCCTGCTTGCGCCGCCCTGTGGTGCGTTGGGTACTCACTCGGATCCTCCGATATGTAGCGGCCCGTCGACAGATGACGGGCCCTTGGGGGTACGGCAGTTCAGCGGGAGCCCTTCGGGTCGAGCGCGTCACGCACGCCGTCACCGAAGAGGTTGAAGGAGAGCACCGTGATGAAGATCGCCACACCCGGGATCACCATGTACATGGGATCCGACTCGTAGTAGTCGATCGCGGCGGAGAGCATCTGCCCCCACGAGGCGGTCGGCGGCTTGACGCCGACGCCCAGGAAGCTGAGCGCCGCCTCGGTGAGGATGTTGGTCGGGATCATCATCGTCGTGTACACGATGATCGGCGCGACCAGGTTGGGCAGCAGCTCCTTGAACAGGATGTAGAACCGTCCGGCTCCGAGGCTGCGCGCGGCTTCGACGTACTCGCGTTCGCGCAGGGAGAGCGTCTGGCCGCGGACCACGCGGCCGACGTAGGGCCAGCCGAAGAAGCCGATGACCAGGATCATCACGAACAGGCGCACGCCCGTGCCGGTCAGACCCAGCATCTGGTTCGGCATGACCGAGACCAGCGCGATGATGAAGAGCAGCTGCGGGAAGGCCAGCAGGCCGTCCATGACGCGGCTGACGGTCGCGTCGACCCAGCCGCCGAAGTAGCCGGCGAGCACGCCGAGGATCGTGCCGAGCACCACGGCCACCAGGGCCGACAGGAAGCCGACCAGCAGAGAGATCCGGGCTCCGTAGACGATCCGGGCGAAGATGTCGCGGCCGTTGACGGGTTCGACACCGAAGAGGTGGTCCCCGCTGATGCCGCCGTAGGCCCCCTTGGGGGTCGAGAAGAGCGGGTCGATCAGGTCCTCGTGGTGCGTTTCGGGGTCCTGGCCGACCAGGTTCGCGATCACGGGCGCGAGCAGGGCGATCAGGATCAGCAGAAGCACGACCATGCCGCCGGCGAGGGCCAGCTTGTCGCGCTTCAGGCGCTCCCAGGCGATGCGGCCGAGGGAACGTCCTTGTACCGCCTTCGCCTCGGCGGAGCCGGCAACGAGCGCCGCCTCTTCGGCCGCGCTCGGCGCGGCTTCGGCCGTCGGCTCGTGCAATGGTGCCGTCATCGTGGCAGGGACCCCTCTCAACCGGCGGTAGCCGGCCCACGCTTGCCGCTGTAGCGGCGTGATCAGTCCGTCGTACACATCTGGAGGTTTAAACCTCCTGGACCGGGAGTCTTCAACGCCCCGGTGATCTGAAGCCAGACCTGAAGGCGAATGGATGCGCAACCGTGATGCCGTCAGGAGGGTTCCGTTATCCGAACGCCGGGTAACGGGGGTCGGACACATGACACTTGGGGCGAAACGGGCCTCGCAACCCATTTACCCGCGTAGATCGGGACATTCCACCCAGCGGCGGTACAGGTGTGGGAGCAGATGCTCCACTGGGTGGACTCCGCCTGACGGATCACGACCATCCGGCTGGATGGACCGTGTCCCTCCAGATCATCTCAGTACGTGCCGGGGAATCCGTAACCGCCCGCCGCGGGCGCCTGGACGGGAGCCGCGTGCGCCTCCCGGTCGTAGAACGGCCGCGCGTTGGCGCGCAGCCACAGAGCCACCGGGTCGTACTCGTCCGACATCGCGACGGTCGACACCGGCAGCCCGTCCGGCACCGCGCCGATCGACTGCTGCATCATCGCCCGCACCGAGTCCACGGCCGGCGGGCTGGTGTCGTACACATCGAGCCCGATGGCCAGGTACGGGGCGCCCAGCGCGGGCTGCACCCAGGCGCGGCGCAGCGAGCGGACGGCGGCCGTCCGGTGCGCGTTCTGGGTCAGCAGGGCGTAGAACTGCGGGATCTCGATGGCCGGTTCGGACAGCCGCAGCGGGCCCGCGGGCTGCCGCTCCAGACCGGTGGCGATGCGCCGCAGATCGAGCCAGGGGATGCCGACGCCGCCGCCCGGCGCGTGCGGGTTCAGCCAGAGCCCGTAGTGGTCGGGGTAGAGGGTGCGGGCCACGTCGAGCCCGTCGACCACCTCGTACGAACGGTTCCAGCCGCTGGCCGACAGCTCCTGGGCGGAGGTCACGCAGGGCGCGTAGCCGAAGCCGTCGACCTCCATGTTCCCGTACTGGGCGTCGGGCGAGCCCGCCTGGCCGTGCCAGAGCAGCATCCACACCTGGCCGGACGGCGGGGTCGCCAGTGCGCGCAGGAGCGCCTCGTAGGCGTCGTAACGCCCGGGCGTCACTTGGCGCAGCATGTGCTCGACCTGCCCGGCCGCGGCCGTGCCCGACGCGCTCACCTTCTACCGCCCCTTCGCGACATCACTGACATACCGGCCCCGTTCGATGAGGTGTCCCGTTCACTTGAACATCGCACCATCCCGACCGAGCCATGAAACCAGCTTAAGTGGCGATCCCGACAGCACCGTTGCGCTCCGCTGGGTTTGGTGTTTTGAGCTCGGGACTCTCTGTGCGCTGTCGGGTGCGGGCCGTACGTGGCTGGGCGCGCAGTTCCCCGCGCCCCTTTCGGGGCGCGCCCTGCGGGCGGCCCCGAAATAGCCCCGCCTAGAACGCTCGGGTGTAGAACGGGCGGACCTTCTCCCTCAGCCAGTCGCCCACCGGGTCCTGGGCCACGTCCAGGAAGACCAGGCTCACCGGGTGGGGCAACGGGACCCGGCCGAGGGCGC
Coding sequences:
- a CDS encoding ABC transporter permease, whose amino-acid sequence is MLAYLIRRLFAAAVMLVIIILVVFCIFFLVPRWAGVDPATMFVGKQADPAAIEAVRQKLGLADPIFAQVWEFFKGIFVGRTYSGGGDVTECAAPCFGYSFRSEQAIWPVLTDRFPVTLGLALGAAILWLLFGVAAGVLSALKRGSVWDRGAMIVALGGVSLPIYFTGMLSLAIFSYGLGWIDGSYVPLEESFTGWFGGMILPWITLAFLYAAMYARITRATMMEVLGEDYIRTARAKGLTEPVVIGKHAMRSTMTPILTMLGMDLGALIGGAILTETTFSLPGLGQAVLKAISDKDLPVILGVTLITSLAVIVANLLVDLLYAVIDPRVRLS
- a CDS encoding ABC transporter substrate-binding protein; translated protein: MSTQRTTGRRKQAVAAAAVVAALLSTAACGGGNDDDGGGSKTGAAGFDAANNKVAQASLAKKGGTLKFAGAQDADSWDTTRGYYGFMWNFSRYYSRQLVTNATAPGADGAKVTPDLATAAAKVSDDGKTYTYTLRDGSTWEDGKPITSKDVKYGIERAWAQDVLSGGPIYLQQVLDPKKEYKGPYKDKSADKLGLKAIETPDDKTIIFKLPEANSDFEEMLALTSASPVRQDKDTKSKYGLKPFSSGPYKFQSYTPSKGIVLVRNTEWKQASDPIRKAYPDKITVDFFTNANDMDQRLIKGDYDLDIGQTGLSPQGRTTALKEHKENLDNPVSGYIRYAVFPQSVKPFDNEHCRKAVIYGADHESLQTARGGPVAGGDIGTNMLPPSVPGSEGQKYDPYESATANKKGNVAKAKEELKACGKPNGFKTTIAVRNNKPVEVATAESLQASLKKVGITVDIEQFDGAQTTGIIGSPSNVKKKGYGIIIMGWGPDFPSVQGYGLPLWSGDYILESGNNNFALIKDKTIDGLFDSYTKELDSTKKAAISTEINHKVMEGGYYLPFVFEKFINWRSSRLANVYTTDGYSGQYDFVNLGLKK
- a CDS encoding enhanced serine sensitivity protein SseB C-terminal domain-containing protein, with amino-acid sequence MSASGTAAAGQVEHMLRQVTPGRYDAYEALLRALATPPSGQVWMLLWHGQAGSPDAQYGNMEVDGFGYAPCVTSAQELSASGWNRSYEVVDGLDVARTLYPDHYGLWLNPHAPGGGVGIPWLDLRRIATGLERQPAGPLRLSEPAIEIPQFYALLTQNAHRTAAVRSLRRAWVQPALGAPYLAIGLDVYDTSPPAVDSVRAMMQQSIGAVPDGLPVSTVAMSDEYDPVALWLRANARPFYDREAHAAPVQAPAAGGYGFPGTY
- a CDS encoding ABC transporter permease, producing MTAPLHEPTAEAAPSAAEEAALVAGSAEAKAVQGRSLGRIAWERLKRDKLALAGGMVVLLLILIALLAPVIANLVGQDPETHHEDLIDPLFSTPKGAYGGISGDHLFGVEPVNGRDIFARIVYGARISLLVGFLSALVAVVLGTILGVLAGYFGGWVDATVSRVMDGLLAFPQLLFIIALVSVMPNQMLGLTGTGVRLFVMILVIGFFGWPYVGRVVRGQTLSLREREYVEAARSLGAGRFYILFKELLPNLVAPIIVYTTMMIPTNILTEAALSFLGVGVKPPTASWGQMLSAAIDYYESDPMYMVIPGVAIFITVLSFNLFGDGVRDALDPKGSR